One Solanum lycopersicum chromosome 4, SLM_r2.1 DNA window includes the following coding sequences:
- the LOC138348030 gene encoding uncharacterized protein — protein MTTQANQEVIPRPNQQVATMSSCLRDFTRMNPPTFYGSKVEEAYEFIDKVYNILLAMGLSTSEKAELATYQLKDMAQALDMRESNVVYFINLYQGGMSVHKYSLKFTKLSKYAPSWVSDPRDKMSCFVTGVSDDLQEEFHSAMLHDNTNIYCLMVHAKYVEEVRAKRKSRDSKRARSFDGGSSKNRLEIQDKPRFNKQVSNQVPSKFPKSSGDRVSNPKP, from the exons ATGACAACCCAAGCTAACCAGGAGGTTATACCCCGTCCAAATCAACAAGTTGCTACCATGTCTTCCTGTCTAAGGGATTTCACtcggatgaatcctcctactttttACGGGTCCAAGGTTGAAGAAGCCTATGAGTTCATAGATAAAGTCTACAACATACTCTTGGCTATGGGGTtgtctactagtgagaaggccgagttagccacttatcaactcaaggatatgGCTCAAGCATT GGATATGAGGGAATCTAATGTGGTGTATTTCATTAACCTTtaccaaggaggtatgagtgttcataaatactccttgaaatttactaaattgtcaaaatatgctccttcttggGTTTCCGATCCTAGAGATAAAATGAGCTGCTTTGTGACAGGGGTGTCGGATGATTTGCAAGAGGAGTTTCATTCagctatgctacatgacaacacgAACATTTATTGTCTTATGGTGCATGCCAAATATGTGGAAGAGGTAAGGgctaagaggaagagtagagattctaagagggcaagatcttttgatggaggttcttcaaagaataggcttgagatacaagacaagcctagattcaATAAGCaagtttctaatcaagttccttccaagttccccaagtctagtggtgatagggtgtctaaccctaagccttAA